In a single window of the Chondrocystis sp. NIES-4102 genome:
- a CDS encoding aldo/keto reductase has product MQLRRFGKTNLELSVFSLGTMRCLANPQNSRQTISKAIALGINHIETASGYGQSENYLGQALKELATRRDQVYLTTKLPPTPDPHQMRLGLEKSLARLQVDYIDCLAIHGINTWEHFNWITDPDGCLVPLQKAREEGKIRHIGFSTHGSLDLILATINTDLFDFINLHYYYFFQRHQAAIALAAEKDMGVFIISPGDKGGKLYNPPPLLEALCSPLTPLELTYRFLFSDRRITTLSVGAAYPEELITPLQVNQAEALTNQEEEILAKLDAHLTQTLKSDLCRQCYQCLPCPEEINIPEILRLRNLTVAYQMQEYGQYRYGMLENAGHWFPGKKGDRCTDCGDCLPRCPEKLNIPDLLRDTHQRLKGKQSRRLWSS; this is encoded by the coding sequence ATGCAGCTAAGACGGTTTGGAAAAACTAATCTGGAGTTATCAGTGTTTTCATTGGGGACGATGCGTTGTTTAGCGAATCCCCAAAATAGCCGTCAAACTATCTCTAAAGCGATCGCCTTGGGGATTAATCACATAGAAACCGCTAGTGGTTATGGACAGAGTGAAAATTATCTGGGACAAGCATTAAAGGAATTAGCTACCCGCCGTGATCAAGTTTATTTAACAACTAAACTACCTCCAACTCCAGATCCTCATCAAATGCGTTTGGGGTTAGAAAAGTCTTTAGCTAGGTTACAGGTAGATTATATTGATTGTTTGGCAATTCACGGTATCAATACTTGGGAACATTTTAACTGGATCACTGATCCTGATGGTTGTCTTGTACCCCTACAAAAAGCTAGAGAAGAAGGTAAAATTAGACACATAGGTTTTTCTACTCATGGTAGTTTGGATTTAATATTGGCAACGATTAATACTGATTTATTCGACTTTATTAATCTGCATTACTACTACTTTTTTCAGCGTCATCAGGCTGCGATCGCTCTTGCTGCTGAGAAAGACATGGGTGTTTTTATTATTTCCCCTGGGGATAAAGGCGGTAAGCTATATAACCCTCCACCACTGCTTGAAGCTTTATGTTCTCCCCTAACACCTTTAGAATTAACCTATCGTTTTTTATTTAGCGATCGCCGTATTACTACTTTGAGTGTCGGTGCAGCTTATCCTGAAGAATTAATTACTCCTCTACAAGTTAATCAAGCCGAAGCTTTAACTAATCAGGAAGAGGAAATATTAGCTAAATTAGACGCTCATCTTACCCAGACTCTTAAAAGCGATCTTTGTCGTCAATGTTATCAATGTCTGCCTTGTCCTGAAGAAATTAATATCCCAGAAATCCTGCGGTTGCGTAATTTAACAGTCGCTTATCAAATGCAAGAATATGGACAATATCGCTATGGAATGCTGGAAAATGCAGGACATTGGTTTCCAGGTAAAAAAGGCGATCGCTGTACTGATTGTGGTGATTGTTTACCACGTTGTCCTGAGAAATTAAATATTCCCGATTTATTGCGGGATACTCACCAGCGTCTTAAGGGTAAACAAAGTCGTCGATTATGGTCATCATGA
- a CDS encoding heat-inducible transcription repressor HrcA, with amino-acid sequence MAHQSNLSARHQNILKATIKHYIATAEPVASKTLAQQYDFNVSSATIRNIMGSLESAGLLYQPHTSAGRVPSDSGYRTYVDHLLVPDYQINNTVEKLLHQELQVTRASFEALLQRAAKILATLSGYIALITFPQNHGILRHLQLVRVASNQIMLIIVTDCYQTQSIIIESPWQENDTDEAIIEHELQLLSNFLATQLEGHSLSEIATLDWAEIDREFAQYANFLTTLLEQLKLSSQVNNSSPILIYGVSELIRQPEFSQLQQVQDLLALLEEKQEQLLPVIFTLPANESSIKRVSIKIGTENQLEPMRTCTLISANYYQDQIPVGSVGILGPKRMLYENAIALVEKTADYLSNPFQVQV; translated from the coding sequence ATGGCTCATCAATCCAATTTAAGTGCAAGACATCAAAACATTTTAAAAGCAACGATTAAACATTATATTGCTACAGCAGAGCCAGTGGCTTCTAAAACCTTGGCGCAACAATATGATTTTAATGTCAGTTCTGCTACTATACGTAATATCATGGGAAGTTTAGAATCTGCTGGACTACTTTATCAACCCCATACATCAGCAGGAAGAGTTCCTTCAGATTCAGGTTATCGTACCTATGTTGATCATTTACTTGTTCCTGATTATCAGATTAATAATACTGTAGAGAAATTACTGCATCAGGAATTACAAGTTACTAGAGCAAGTTTTGAAGCTTTACTACAAAGAGCAGCTAAAATATTAGCTACCTTGAGTGGTTACATTGCTTTAATTACTTTCCCGCAAAATCATGGTATTCTACGTCATTTACAATTAGTGCGCGTGGCTAGCAATCAAATCATGTTGATTATTGTGACAGATTGCTATCAAACCCAATCAATTATTATCGAATCACCTTGGCAAGAAAACGATACAGATGAGGCGATAATTGAACACGAATTACAACTACTATCTAACTTTTTAGCAACACAATTAGAAGGACATTCTTTGAGTGAAATTGCGACTTTAGATTGGGCAGAAATAGACCGTGAATTTGCCCAATATGCTAACTTTTTAACGACATTGCTAGAACAATTAAAATTATCTTCTCAGGTAAATAATTCCAGTCCAATTTTAATTTATGGTGTCTCAGAATTAATACGTCAGCCTGAGTTTTCTCAACTACAACAAGTACAAGATCTATTAGCTTTATTAGAAGAAAAACAAGAACAACTATTACCCGTAATTTTTACTTTACCAGCTAATGAAAGTAGTATTAAGCGAGTAAGTATTAAAATTGGCACAGAAAACCAATTAGAACCAATGCGTACCTGTACTCTAATTTCAGCTAATTACTATCAAGATCAGATTCCAGTTGGCAGTGTAGGTATTTTAGGCCCAAAAAGAATGCTTTATGAAAATGCGATCGCCTTAGTTGAAAAGACTGCCGATTATCTTTCTAATCCTTTCCAAGTTCAAGTATAA
- a CDS encoding rhodanese domain-containing protein produces MYYNYNISEIDVQQLASKIAQPEPELQLIDVREKMEAAIAQIEDFDLYPLSEFAQWSSEILTRLSPETETIVICHHGIRSAQFCQWLATQGFTNVHNVMGGIDAYARFIDPTLNRY; encoded by the coding sequence ATGTACTATAATTATAATATTTCAGAGATAGATGTTCAACAATTAGCGAGTAAGATAGCACAGCCAGAGCCTGAGTTACAGTTAATTGACGTGCGGGAAAAAATGGAAGCTGCGATCGCGCAGATAGAAGATTTCGATCTCTATCCTTTGAGTGAATTTGCACAATGGTCTTCAGAAATTTTAACTCGCCTTTCCCCTGAGACAGAAACTATAGTTATATGCCATCATGGAATCCGATCAGCCCAATTTTGCCAATGGCTAGCAACACAAGGCTTTACGAATGTTCACAATGTCATGGGAGGTATCGATGCTTATGCTCGTTTTATTGATCCGACTCTTAACCGTTATTAA
- a CDS encoding integrase family protein → MLANTESSQISTVTTDNLLVVFAEFLDIDVSAGDAATDTLTTYSRQLQQFLKWCDRRQLNPVIIVKDDIKRYRRWMIEQQQYKPATIALKLAVVRRFYQAAVEKGLISINPAAGVKPPREKSDPATKITYLEQTEVETLLGVIPNDGSLKSARDKALLTIMALEGTRTVELHRADISSLVRQGQNLGIRVEGKRSIRVVPLTPDIAQLLIHYLHIRETQGEVLKPDRPLFVAVGNNCQGKRISRRGIRLIVDRYLDQASLKHTPGRTISAHSLRHTAGTLALRSGAQLRQVQDLLGHRDPRTTSIYTHVGDRWDNNPALKLNITIPQV, encoded by the coding sequence ATGCTAGCTAATACTGAGTCGTCACAAATTAGCACAGTGACTACAGATAATTTACTTGTAGTCTTTGCAGAATTTTTAGATATTGATGTCAGTGCTGGGGATGCTGCTACTGATACCCTTACTACTTATTCTCGTCAACTACAACAGTTTCTAAAGTGGTGCGATCGCCGTCAGTTAAATCCCGTTATCATTGTTAAAGATGATATTAAAAGATACCGTCGCTGGATGATTGAACAACAGCAATATAAACCTGCTACCATCGCCCTAAAGTTAGCCGTAGTACGTCGTTTCTATCAAGCTGCGGTAGAAAAAGGCTTAATTTCTATAAACCCTGCTGCTGGAGTTAAACCACCGAGAGAAAAGTCAGATCCTGCAACTAAAATTACCTATCTAGAACAAACGGAAGTGGAAACTTTATTAGGAGTTATTCCTAATGATGGTAGTCTAAAATCTGCAAGAGATAAAGCTTTACTAACTATTATGGCTTTAGAAGGAACTCGTACTGTAGAATTACACCGTGCAGATATCTCTAGCTTAGTTAGACAGGGACAAAATTTAGGTATTCGAGTAGAAGGTAAAAGAAGTATTCGTGTTGTACCCCTGACACCTGATATCGCCCAGCTATTAATCCATTATTTACATATTCGCGAAACTCAAGGGGAAGTTTTAAAACCAGATCGACCCCTATTTGTGGCGGTGGGTAATAATTGTCAGGGTAAAAGAATTTCTCGTCGTGGTATTCGTTTAATTGTCGATCGCTATTTAGATCAAGCCTCTCTTAAACATACTCCAGGTAGAACTATTTCTGCTCATAGCTTAAGACATACGGCTGGTACATTAGCTCTACGTTCAGGGGCGCAATTACGCCAGGTACAAGATTTACTCGGACATCGTGATCCGCGCACTACTTCTATTTATACCCATGTAGGAGATCGTTGGGATAATAATCCCGCTCTTAAACTTAATATAACTATTCCTCAAGTTTAA
- a CDS encoding serine/threonine protein kinase translates to MSRTSAVLRDGIILNDRYRIIKQIGQGGFGRAYLAEDTHRYRELCVLKEFAPLLESDRDLYKAKDLFEREAGILYKLEHKQIPKFEALLQTRIDGKRSLFLVQEYIEGKSYWELLRSQGKLSETQVNNMICDLLPVLEYIHSCDSIHRDISPDNLICRDSDGKPVLIDFGCVKIAANAVSQSTGQSVTLIGKKGYSPDEQLRYGQTYPCSDLYSLAATAIVLLTGKQPDKLYDSHAGKWHWEADAQVSPGFSKILNKMLAYKPCDRYQTAAQLRQVLTKENNSVVNSFISRIRTLVVAPGNSENQIESSDFRSQLHGEATRPNLSRLTRIPSQIANYTRLKPWQWGIITATVVLVPGIISFSAIVSRMNFKINDNVEQILLSRNEQDLQQEIYRRVVALDLDPGAFYKNVDAIFHQRYPELKGVQLTQKPEHQQYRQVWYRIANDLLNKQERNRR, encoded by the coding sequence ATGTCTAGAACCTCTGCTGTGTTACGGGATGGCATAATATTAAATGACCGTTATCGAATTATCAAGCAGATAGGTCAAGGTGGTTTTGGTAGAGCATACTTAGCCGAAGATACCCATCGCTACCGAGAATTATGTGTCTTAAAAGAATTTGCACCACTCTTAGAGAGCGATCGCGATCTTTATAAAGCCAAGGATTTATTTGAAAGGGAAGCAGGGATATTATATAAACTTGAACATAAACAAATCCCTAAGTTTGAAGCTTTATTACAAACTCGTATTGATGGTAAGCGATCGCTATTTTTAGTACAAGAATATATTGAAGGGAAAAGCTACTGGGAATTACTACGCAGCCAAGGTAAACTCAGCGAAACGCAGGTTAATAATATGATCTGTGATTTACTTCCAGTTTTAGAATATATTCATAGTTGTGATTCGATCCATCGTGATATCTCCCCAGACAACTTAATTTGTCGCGATAGTGATGGTAAACCCGTTTTAATAGATTTCGGGTGCGTAAAAATTGCTGCTAATGCTGTTTCTCAGTCTACAGGACAATCTGTTACTTTAATAGGTAAAAAAGGTTATTCTCCCGATGAACAATTACGCTACGGTCAAACGTATCCTTGTAGTGATCTATACTCTTTAGCTGCAACCGCCATAGTGCTATTAACAGGGAAACAGCCAGATAAATTATACGATAGTCATGCAGGTAAATGGCATTGGGAAGCAGATGCGCAAGTGAGTCCTGGTTTTAGTAAAATTTTAAATAAGATGTTGGCGTATAAACCCTGCGATCGCTATCAAACCGCAGCCCAATTACGTCAGGTTTTAACTAAAGAAAATAATTCTGTGGTTAATAGTTTTATTTCTCGTATTCGCACTCTAGTAGTAGCACCAGGAAACTCTGAAAACCAGATTGAAAGTAGTGATTTTCGCTCTCAGCTACACGGAGAAGCTACTCGTCCTAATTTGAGTCGCCTTACTCGTATTCCCTCTCAAATCGCTAATTATACAAGGCTCAAGCCCTGGCAATGGGGTATAATTACCGCCACTGTGGTTTTAGTTCCAGGTATAATTAGTTTCTCGGCAATTGTTAGTCGGATGAATTTTAAGATTAATGATAATGTCGAACAGATTTTGTTAAGTCGCAATGAGCAAGATTTACAACAAGAAATATATCGCCGAGTAGTAGCTTTAGATTTAGATCCTGGGGCTTTTTATAAAAATGTTGACGCAATTTTTCATCAAAGATATCCAGAATTAAAAGGAGTGCAGTTAACACAAAAACCTGAACATCAACAGTATCGCCAGGTTTGGTATAGAATAGCCAATGATTTGTTAAATAAACAAGAAAGAAATAGAAGATAA
- a CDS encoding ABC transporter-like protein: MAQLSLQGITRQVDNVTVITDITFDIPDGAFWVLVGPSGCGKSTILRTIAGLESITKGELYIGDRLVNNIPARQRDVAMVFQNYALYPHMTVADNLAFGLKMRRQDPQGIALRIQEVARSLDIEHLLKRKPKQLSGGQQQRVALGRAIARKPQVFLLDEPLSNLDAQLRDDTRSELKQLHQRLGITTIYVTHDQVEAMTLADQIVVLNEGKVQQIGKPQEIYAQPFNSMVAGFLGNPPMNIIPATYNQGKFMIFNRQTLELNSAIIDRLQPSLGQKFDLGIRPEHIILDVDDAADSLTLQVALVEPLGRETLVKVVAPESNLELNLLTDAHWQARIGDRLKVKFPLDHLFVFDPQTGKAI; encoded by the coding sequence ATGGCTCAACTTAGTCTTCAAGGTATTACTCGTCAAGTCGATAATGTTACAGTAATCACAGATATTACTTTTGATATTCCAGATGGTGCTTTTTGGGTGTTGGTAGGTCCTTCTGGTTGTGGTAAATCGACTATTTTAAGAACGATCGCAGGTTTGGAATCAATCACTAAAGGGGAATTATATATTGGTGATCGATTAGTTAATAACATACCAGCAAGACAAAGAGATGTAGCGATGGTGTTTCAGAATTACGCTCTCTATCCTCACATGACGGTGGCGGATAATTTGGCTTTTGGTTTAAAAATGCGTCGTCAAGATCCTCAAGGAATTGCTTTAAGAATTCAAGAAGTAGCCCGATCTTTGGATATTGAGCATTTACTCAAACGTAAACCTAAACAGTTATCGGGAGGACAACAACAACGTGTAGCTTTAGGTAGAGCGATCGCTCGTAAACCACAGGTATTTTTATTGGACGAGCCTTTATCTAATTTGGATGCTCAATTGCGAGATGATACTAGATCGGAGTTAAAGCAGTTACACCAACGTTTAGGTATTACCACAATTTATGTTACTCATGATCAGGTAGAAGCGATGACTTTAGCTGATCAGATTGTGGTTTTAAATGAAGGCAAAGTGCAGCAAATTGGTAAACCGCAAGAGATTTACGCACAACCTTTTAATAGTATGGTGGCTGGCTTTTTGGGTAATCCTCCCATGAATATTATACCTGCGACTTATAATCAGGGAAAGTTTATGATTTTTAACCGTCAAACTCTAGAATTAAATTCGGCAATTATAGACAGGTTGCAACCGAGTCTAGGACAAAAGTTTGATTTAGGTATTCGACCTGAGCATATAATTTTGGATGTTGATGATGCTGCTGACTCTCTTACCCTACAGGTAGCATTAGTTGAGCCATTGGGGAGGGAAACTTTAGTTAAGGTTGTTGCACCAGAATCTAATCTTGAACTTAATCTTTTAACAGATGCTCATTGGCAAGCAAGAATTGGCGATCGCTTAAAAGTCAAGTTTCCTTTAGATCATTTGTTTGTTTTTGATCCTCAAACTGGCAAGGCTATTTAA
- a CDS encoding amidase: MENSLDLAFASALELAQLIKERQVTPLELTELYLSRIEQYDPKINSFYYTATDLALADARQKTQQLEQTKDLESLPTFFGVPIGIKDLKSVANMPITYGISAFKNQIATYDEGVVTKIKEAGFIILGKTATSQLGSFPYTEPEGFAPTRNPWNLDYSPGGSSGGSAAAVAAGLCPLALGGDAGGSIRGPAACCGLIGLKPSRGRISFAPVGDRLNGIATHGIITRTVADAAAFLDIASGYITGDPYWLPKPEIPFLTAARQPVLPLKIGLVTNFQPVGEPALECQESMVNIVAQLKAFGHTIITHKLDLSSIIQPFKTIWASSVAASGIPPQLLSPMNQWVLTQSGSAGEYLQAVTKIQLFARELISLFTQFDVLLAPTYMHPAIKIGQWADKNPEDTLDQIINWILPCPAFNISGQPVINIPAGFDHNQVPLGVQLVGRPNSEAMILALATQLEQVAHWNGLRPQSFAE, translated from the coding sequence ATGGAAAATTCTCTAGATTTGGCTTTTGCTTCAGCCTTAGAATTAGCTCAACTGATTAAAGAGCGTCAAGTTACGCCTCTAGAGTTAACAGAATTATATTTAAGCCGAATTGAGCAATACGATCCCAAGATAAACAGTTTTTATTATACAGCAACAGATCTTGCCTTAGCTGATGCGCGACAAAAAACTCAACAATTAGAACAAACTAAAGATCTAGAAAGTCTTCCTACATTTTTTGGTGTACCAATCGGCATTAAGGATTTAAAATCAGTTGCCAATATGCCCATAACCTATGGAATTTCCGCCTTCAAAAACCAGATAGCAACCTATGACGAAGGGGTAGTAACCAAAATAAAAGAAGCAGGATTTATAATTTTAGGTAAAACTGCCACATCTCAATTAGGCTCTTTCCCCTATACCGAGCCAGAGGGGTTTGCACCAACTCGTAACCCTTGGAATTTAGACTATTCCCCTGGTGGATCTAGTGGAGGATCGGCTGCTGCGGTAGCTGCGGGTTTATGTCCTCTAGCTTTGGGGGGAGATGCTGGAGGCTCAATTAGGGGCCCTGCTGCTTGTTGTGGTTTAATAGGGTTAAAACCTAGTCGTGGTAGAATTTCTTTTGCCCCTGTGGGCGATCGCCTCAATGGTATAGCAACCCACGGTATTATTACTCGCACCGTCGCTGATGCTGCTGCATTTTTGGATATTGCTTCTGGTTACATTACAGGCGATCCTTATTGGTTGCCAAAACCTGAAATACCTTTTTTAACCGCAGCCCGACAACCAGTTTTACCTTTAAAAATTGGTTTAGTTACTAATTTTCAACCTGTAGGTGAACCTGCGTTAGAATGTCAAGAGAGTATGGTTAATATTGTCGCTCAATTGAAAGCTTTCGGACATACGATTATTACCCATAAGCTTGATTTAAGTTCTATTATTCAACCTTTTAAAACTATTTGGGCAAGCTCGGTAGCAGCTTCGGGAATTCCCCCACAATTATTAAGCCCTATGAATCAATGGGTATTAACTCAATCTGGTAGTGCAGGGGAGTATTTGCAGGCTGTAACTAAAATACAGTTATTTGCCAGGGAGTTAATTAGTTTATTTACTCAATTTGATGTTTTGCTTGCGCCGACATATATGCACCCTGCTATTAAGATTGGGCAATGGGCGGATAAAAATCCTGAAGATACTTTAGATCAGATTATTAATTGGATATTACCCTGTCCAGCTTTTAATATTTCAGGACAACCTGTAATAAATATTCCCGCAGGTTTTGATCATAATCAAGTTCCTTTGGGAGTACAGTTAGTAGGTAGACCTAATAGTGAAGCGATGATTTTGGCTTTGGCAACCCAGTTAGAACAAGTTGCACATTGGAATGGATTACGTCCTCAATCTTTTGCTGAGTAA
- a CDS encoding alpha/beta hydrolase fold protein yields the protein MNQDYCFNYTFIGNRQKPLILFLHGFLGDIQDFSAVIDLISLDFCCLLLDLPGHGQTIVQQDDNYLLPNIAQAIIELLTCLQIRQCFLVGYSLGGRIALYLGTYFPQYFLGVVLESASPGLKTQLERDRRILQDFELAKQLESHELANFLQQWYNQPLFDSFRRHPNFSQASLRRLNNDPFKLAKCLRYSGLGMQPSIWQQLSSNQIPFLLIVGELDLKFVAINQEIANICSQVNLQIVKNTGHNIHFENPQIYAQLLYQFCNLQQH from the coding sequence TTGAATCAGGATTATTGTTTTAACTACACTTTTATTGGCAACCGTCAAAAACCATTAATTCTGTTTTTACATGGCTTTTTAGGCGATATACAGGACTTTTCGGCAGTAATTGACTTAATTTCTCTAGATTTCTGTTGTTTACTGCTAGATTTACCTGGTCATGGTCAGACAATTGTGCAACAGGATGATAACTATCTTTTGCCTAATATAGCCCAGGCAATAATTGAGCTTTTAACTTGTTTACAGATTCGCCAATGTTTTTTAGTAGGTTATTCTTTAGGTGGTAGAATAGCCTTATACTTGGGTACTTATTTTCCTCAATATTTTTTGGGAGTAGTTTTAGAATCAGCTTCTCCTGGTTTGAAAACCCAACTAGAGCGCGATCGGCGTATTTTACAGGATTTTGAATTAGCTAAACAATTAGAATCTCATGAATTAGCTAATTTTTTACAGCAATGGTACAATCAGCCTCTATTTGATTCCTTTAGACGACACCCTAATTTTTCTCAGGCTAGTTTAAGAAGATTAAATAATGATCCTTTCAAACTCGCAAAATGTCTACGTTATTCGGGTTTAGGAATGCAACCTTCTATTTGGCAGCAATTAAGTAGTAATCAAATTCCCTTCTTGTTAATTGTCGGTGAATTAGATCTTAAATTTGTGGCTATTAATCAAGAGATAGCTAATATATGTTCCCAGGTTAATTTACAGATTGTCAAAAACACTGGACATAATATTCATTTTGAAAATCCTCAAATTTATGCCCAACTTCTCTACCAGTTTTGTAATTTACAGCAACACTAG
- a CDS encoding methyl-accepting chemotaxis sensory transducer, protein MSIEPSIPLSEFISNGNNINNLPTQIFKQLQNCKTELEVLNATVRIIYQALKCDRAVVYSLQPQSMYKIVAEAVTPGYAQILNNIIQDSCFETRYLEQYQKGRIRAITNIREAGMNPCYVESLAKLDVKSNLVVPIIGSNSYLYGLLVIHQCSRIRQWKQSEVEFVLQMADWLIDQLFQFQQTQELANKLENQQKAQQIITDLIKDLNCASSFDDVLQLGVNKAKSLLSCDRVVVYGLQAQSIGKITAEATVSSLAPILGSVIKDPCFEYRYLDQYQQGRIRAINNIYEAGMTSCYIDNLAKIGVKSNLVAPINWDNGEIYGLLVAHQCFDYKDWQLDEIECFKQIAFHTGLCLSKAQLKEETYSIQAEYAQLYEIKNSLTLAKSKSQLLKQSIHNNNLIFNEVENINKLLLREINLIHQNSWPQTQKDTKLIQIMIKKLAVITTRFKQSLAITDNSKNEVDLVIDEAISSISSNTIK, encoded by the coding sequence ATGTCTATCGAGCCATCAATTCCACTGTCAGAATTTATCTCCAATGGTAATAATATCAACAACTTACCAACCCAAATTTTCAAGCAACTACAAAACTGTAAAACCGAATTAGAAGTATTAAATGCTACAGTCAGAATTATATATCAAGCATTGAAATGCGATCGCGCTGTAGTTTATAGTTTGCAACCACAATCGATGTACAAGATTGTAGCGGAAGCTGTTACTCCTGGGTATGCTCAAATTTTAAATAATATTATTCAAGATAGCTGTTTTGAAACTAGATATTTAGAACAGTATCAAAAGGGAAGAATTCGCGCAATTACTAATATTCGTGAAGCAGGAATGAATCCTTGCTATGTTGAAAGTTTGGCAAAATTAGATGTTAAATCCAATTTGGTTGTACCTATAATTGGTTCTAATAGTTATTTATATGGGTTATTAGTTATCCATCAATGTTCGAGAATTCGTCAATGGAAGCAGTCAGAAGTAGAATTTGTCTTACAAATGGCGGATTGGCTAATAGATCAGCTATTTCAATTCCAACAAACACAAGAATTAGCTAATAAGTTGGAAAATCAGCAAAAAGCTCAACAAATAATTACTGATTTAATTAAAGATCTTAATTGTGCCAGCAGTTTTGATGATGTTTTACAGTTGGGAGTAAATAAAGCAAAAAGTCTTTTAAGTTGCGATCGCGTAGTAGTATATGGTTTACAAGCTCAAAGTATTGGAAAAATTACCGCAGAAGCTACTGTTTCTTCGTTAGCACCGATATTAGGAAGTGTAATTAAAGATCCATGCTTTGAATATCGTTATTTAGATCAATATCAGCAGGGAAGAATTCGCGCTATTAACAATATTTATGAGGCGGGAATGACTTCTTGTTATATCGATAATCTAGCTAAAATTGGCGTAAAATCTAATTTAGTTGCACCAATTAATTGGGATAATGGTGAAATCTACGGTTTACTTGTAGCTCATCAATGTTTTGATTATAAGGATTGGCAATTAGATGAGATTGAGTGTTTTAAACAGATTGCTTTTCATACGGGTTTATGCCTTTCCAAGGCTCAATTGAAAGAGGAGACTTATTCTATACAAGCAGAATATGCTCAGTTATATGAGATTAAAAATAGTTTGACATTAGCTAAGTCTAAATCGCAACTACTCAAGCAATCAATTCACAATAATAATCTGATATTCAATGAAGTTGAAAATATTAATAAGTTACTATTGCGAGAAATTAATTTAATTCATCAGAATAGTTGGCCACAAACTCAAAAGGATACTAAACTAATTCAAATTATGATTAAGAAGTTAGCGGTGATTACTACTAGATTTAAACAGTCACTGGCTATAACTGATAATAGTAAGAATGAAGTAGATTTAGTGATCGATGAGGCGATAAGTAGTATTAGCTCGAATACAATTAAGTAG
- a CDS encoding family 2 glycosyl transferase: protein MKPEVSVIMPTYNNEDYIAIALKSIFNQTYDNFEVVLINDASTDSTKNIVASFKDTRLKIIDNLVNRGVSYSRNRGIMQAQGKWIALLDADDWYAPQRLEKLLFIAKEYQADLVADNLFLIKDQALEPWSTLLRENKQETSSIQLINAVKFVNSDRPTPIHVKRNWSLGYTKPLIRKEFLQQNNIKYNENVAVGEDFILYLECLRQQARFYLVPQAYYYYRTRTDSLSARKPTEYLFDSCQITQSFLNQELKIKIRPKLIEALGKNLIVFRQQLTYYLTIDHIRKKSVIGICQQVTNNPYILKYLAIKFINILQNKFLPLLKYKDISINIISQSSGQK, encoded by the coding sequence ATGAAACCAGAAGTATCTGTGATCATGCCCACCTATAACAACGAAGATTATATTGCCATAGCTTTAAAGTCAATATTTAATCAAACCTATGACAATTTTGAAGTTGTTTTAATTAATGATGCTTCCACAGATTCTACTAAAAATATAGTAGCTAGTTTTAAAGATACAAGATTAAAAATTATAGACAATCTGGTTAATCGAGGTGTAAGTTATAGTCGTAATCGTGGTATAATGCAAGCCCAAGGAAAATGGATTGCATTACTCGATGCCGATGATTGGTATGCACCCCAAAGATTAGAAAAATTGTTATTTATTGCTAAAGAATATCAAGCAGATTTAGTTGCAGATAATTTATTTTTAATTAAAGATCAAGCATTAGAGCCTTGGAGTACTTTACTTAGGGAGAATAAACAAGAAACTTCTTCAATTCAACTAATTAATGCTGTAAAGTTTGTAAACAGCGATCGCCCTACTCCTATTCATGTTAAACGTAATTGGAGTTTAGGTTATACCAAGCCTTTAATTAGAAAAGAATTTTTACAACAAAATAATATTAAATATAATGAGAATGTGGCGGTAGGGGAAGATTTTATTCTTTATTTGGAGTGTTTAAGACAGCAGGCGCGTTTTTATTTAGTACCCCAAGCTTATTATTATTATCGTACTCGTACTGATTCCCTTTCAGCCCGAAAGCCAACGGAATATTTATTTGATTCTTGTCAGATAACCCAAAGTTTTTTAAATCAAGAACTTAAAATTAAGATACGTCCTAAACTTATTGAAGCTTTAGGTAAAAATCTAATTGTTTTTAGGCAGCAACTTACTTATTATCTAACAATTGATCACATTAGGAAGAAAAGTGTAATAGGTATTTGTCAGCAGGTCACCAATAACCCCTATATTTTGAAATATTTAGCTATAAAGTTTATTAATATATTGCAAAATAAGTTTTTACCCTTATTAAAGTATAAAGATATTTCTATAAATATTATCTCCCAATCTTCGGGGCAGAAGTAA